Part of the Oryzias melastigma strain HK-1 linkage group LG24, ASM292280v2, whole genome shotgun sequence genome, ATTCCAGAGGGTTcttacttaaaatgttttgaaataataGCTTCAACTTCTCGGCCTTCTGGAAGTCAAGCACGCATACAGCTCTGTTAAATGGTCCAGGACCAAGATCACTTCCTATCCTTCTTGTTCCTCACATTTCTGCTCAGTCTACATGGGGAAAACCAGGAATCCGGTAAAAGTGCTGAGCCGACTCTGGTCAGCCACGGTCAAGTTTGGCCAAAGCTGGACGTAGACCCGGTCGCCCTGCTCCAGTTCCAGAGCCATCCCATTTGAGGTGCCGGCCTGTGTTCCTGCTTTTTGGTAGATTGCAAACATGTTCTGTCCATTCTTTTTGAGTCCTGCGTTTAATTCCCCACTGCTCCCAGCCATCCCAGTGACCCTGAAGTAGTAGAGCCCTTTGACTGGAGCCGTGAAGATGCCTGCAGTTAAATGAGTAGACAAATGGAGGGAGAAGTTAGTGGTCTGTTCCAAACTCCAACGGAATGAGTTGAGATTCCTTAATTCATTCACACAACAAACACGGTCAATCACCCCAAAAATCAATGAGTTTGTTTTGGAAAGAATCCGGAGAACATTTGATGGTGACACAATGCGTAAGCAGCATCTGTCAAAGAGCAGTTtgcaaaaaatgacagatcagCTAACTGGACGGTTGACAAGATTTCACTTTGAGTTCAAGCTTCAATCCAAATTCAAACTTGAAGGAGTATCAAGTCAGaaagtgaagcagcagcagtggaAGATATCTAATGAGGTGAGGCGACAAGTCAAAGACCCTTTGAGCCATACCTGTCTCTGGGTTGTATCCATTTCCAACGTTGGTCACGACCTTCTTGAATTCAAGGGTTTTGTCGGCATCAAACGGCCCCACGTCGGTCCATTCCTGAGTCTCAAGAAGTGCAGCCGAGAAGGCCACCTGTCTCACTGCAGGAGGTCAGATGTTTTCATTagagacaggaagcagacaTTGTGCAGTTTTAAGGAAAACCAGAGAAACACCTGCAGACATCCTGCAGAGGAGCAGATGAGCTCAAACAACTTACCTGATACATCCCTCTGGAGCTCCTCCACTTTGGTTGTTAGCTGTTGCACTTTGGTGCTTAGCTCCTGCAGTGTGGGGTCCTGGGCACCCGCCAAACCACAGGCAAGAGCCACCAGAAGAATCCAGCTGGACATCATCTTTGCTGAGGGAGAACCGGGCTTAGAGCAGGCTGAGGAACTGAGACCGACTGGCTCATTTAAGCACATTTGTGTCTGACCTCTGGACTGGGAGAAGGTTCTGTTTGAAAAGGTTCTTTTAATGATTCCCAAAAGATCTGAGTATTCATGCATATATCAAGATATGTCTGTTTtcttacttaatttttttttcagaaaaaagactCAATGTATGATTTGAGAATATGGTTTAATCTGAGGCTCATTCCACTGATTTTAGACCACCCTCATCACCCAGAATTAACTTCATCATTCTGGTTATGaaagttttattgtttaatgacagaaaccaaacaaaaccagTTTCTACAGGTTATCAAGGTCAACTATCAAGGTGAACTGCTTAGCCCCTGTTAGGAAATAATGTTCTATcaacaaagctttttttaaatcaaaccagGTTTGTTGACCTGATAAAAGACCAAGAGTGCCTAAGGTACTGTGGATCATGTCCGTTAGTTTTGCTACATACCAAGGGGAAAGagaacttgtgtgtgtgtggaggtgtGTGGGGGGtgcgtgtgtgtatgtgtgtgttgcAGTTACACTTTAATAAAATGACTCACTGTTGCATACAAATTCAAAATTTGGAATACATGGAGTCTGGTCAGATCAACAAGAAAGTCAGATGCATTAACTCTTGGGtgaaattaaattatttctgtTCTTCATCACATTTACATGCACAGTAATTATGAGTTGCGGGGTTTAAAACTGCACAAGTAAAAGTcttgttattttaaatgaattatttgagAGAGAACATATCAGATCTTTTTCCTGGTTAAGTTGGAGGAGGCCTCGCTCAGGGAGGCAGGAAGCAGAGCAGGAGGCAGCTGGGTTTGAGGTCCATGTTTAGTTTTAGTTGTCccggttttgttttgttttgtttcccctatttgtcctcagcagtctcacactactgggttttgttgttttagtttggggttgaaccttggtagtcttgatttgcaggctttatttgttttctttaggagGATTTGGTTGGGGAGgtcttagcagggagctgctgactctgacagtcgacatgggtcagcagtctccctgacttattttatgttagGCCAATCTTccaatttgttttagtttgtacttttatttcaaTCAGTGCAGTAATAATTTCATTTTGGTCTTTCTTTCAGGACATggggttttctttatttaataaactatgttttgtttgttcttacTTGGTGAACAGTTTTTATGCTATTGTCCCCTTTTTCATTTCCACCCGCACTTGAGGCATGTGTGCCCATTGCGGATATGACTTATGGGGTTCTCTTCTGGGATGGATTCCATTTTGGCCAGGGGCGTCAGTTTTCTTTTGGGCAATATTTAGTTGGAGCCAACACACACTTATGCAGTCAAGGAAAATGGGAATTAGAATCTAACAATATAATTATAAATGATGATTTATGTACAACATGCtacaaaagtattaaaataacagacttggtgtcatttaaTTTTGGCCAGGCACAAACCACCATTATTAATCTCCCCTCAGTAGCACCATCTTCCATTGATTGGGAGATTGATGGTTTGATTCTCGCCTTACCCATCCAGATGGCAAAGTGTCCATAggcaaaacactgaagctcacaTTGCtactggtggttataggttggcaccaATGTTTTCCAACGAAGACACCATCAGTGTATGGATATGTGTGTTCATGGGTGAATGGGATTGTGTCTGTAAAGTGCTTtaggccttcaaggaaggtactAAGGGCCTTAAAGGTACACTCTATTTACCATGATCGATTTTTGAACCGTTGTCACTTCGGTGatttgaaaaggacactaccATACCAGATGGCTGTGTGTTTTATACCAACCACCTGGAAACTGACATAAAAACTTGTATAGTGATGCATGGACGCGGGACTTTAGAATCC contains:
- the LOC112157833 gene encoding complement C1q subcomponent subunit B-like yields the protein MMSSWILLVALACGLAGAQDPTLQELSTKVQQLTTKVEELQRDVSVRQVAFSAALLETQEWTDVGPFDADKTLEFKKVVTNVGNGYNPETGIFTAPVKGLYYFRVTGMAGSSGELNAGLKKNGQNMFAIYQKAGTQAGTSNGMALELEQGDRVYVQLWPNLTVADQSRLSTFTGFLVFPM